One window of the Nicotiana tabacum cultivar K326 chromosome 4, ASM71507v2, whole genome shotgun sequence genome contains the following:
- the OBL1 gene encoding triacylglycerol lipase OBL1, producing MASTKIDDKVSIPGPVTGTGNSRFLIVSHENGGIWDLVRFGVWGNKESGDKFLHYSAGGGLLEEHLVRSDDSGGGDDRGGEVPDHRWVIFVSIIVRKLIAIFGKPMEWTGYLVEFFLNLFSLNGNFLGLLYNILHGKVVMPHRGSETFISAIGHLDGRINLYKSETLTKEIGEPDFWQKIGIGHRDLMDLCMMASKLAYENEKVVRNVVNLHWKMHFVDFYNCWNDFEKEMSTQVFLLCDKPKDANLILVSFRGTEPFDADDWITDFDYSWYEIPKLGKVHMGFLEALGLGNRTNASTFHEQLFVNNLKFANLENVHATIPPSESSKSSTSFSDSDAHTGSDLSSDSERPTDTRKKKFRLEIPERTAYYVVRSKLKRLLKEHKNAKFVVTGHSLGGALAILFPAVLVLHEEVDVMERLLGIYTYGQPRVGNRQLGRFMEAHLEHPVPKYFRVVYCNDLVPRLPYDNKTFLFKHFGICQYYNSLYIEQNINEEPNPNYFGMRFLVPLYLNAGWELIRSFTMGYMYGSEYEECWESVMLRALGLFLPGISAHSPVDYVNSIRLGKARSTQMSSF from the exons ATGGCCAGTACTAAAATTGATGACAAAGTCAGTATTCCTGGTCCAGTTACTGGGACTGGGAATTCACGCTTCTTAATTGTGAGCCACGAAAATGGAGGAATTTGGGACCTCGTACGCTTCGGCGTATGGGGCAACAAAGAAAGCGGTGATAAATTTCTTCATTATTCCGCCGGCGGTGGACTCCTTGAGGAACATTTAGTGCGTTCCGACGATAGTGGCGGCGGCGACGACAGAGGTGGCGAGGTGCCTGATCATAGATGGGTTATATTTGTGTCCATTATAGTGAGGAAATTAATCGCCATTTTCGGTAAACCAATGGAGTGGACTGGCTATCTCGTGGAGTTCTTCCTCAACCTTTTCTCTCTCAATGGCaattttcttggtcttctttacAATATCTTGCATG GTAAGGTAGTGATGCCACATAGAGGCTCTGAAACGTTTATAAGTGCTATTGGGCATCTAGATGGGCGAATAAACCTATACAAGAGCGAGACATTGACCAAGGAAATTGGAGAACCTGATTTCTGGCAGAAAATTGGAATAGGACACCGAGACCTTATGGACCTCTGTATGATGGCTTCAAAGTTGGCTTACGAGAATGAAAAGGTCGTCCGGAATGTTGTAAATCTTCACTGGAAG ATGCATTTTGTGGATTTCTACAATTGCTGGAATG ATTTCGAGAAAGAGATGTCCACCCAGGTTTTTCTATTATGCGATAAGCCAAAAGATGCAAACTTGATATTAGTTAGCTTCAGGGGCACAGAGCCATTTGATGCTGATGACTGGATCACCGATTTTGACTACTCTTGGTACGAGATTCCAAAACTGGGGAAAGTACACATGGGATTCTTGGAAGCCTTAGGTTTAGGGAACAGAACAAATGCCTCCACATTTCATGAACAACTGTTTGTGAATAATCTAAAGTTCGCCAATTTAGAAAATGTTCATGCAACTATTCCTCCTTCAGAAAGTTCTAAATCTTCTACCTCATTCAGTGATTCTGATGCACACACGGGGTCAGATCTGTCCTCTGACTCAGAACGGCCTACTGATACTCGCAAAAAGAAATTCAGGCTAGAAATTCCAGAGAGGACTGCATACTATGTTGTTAGAAGTAAACTGAAAAGGCTACTCAAAGAGCACAAGAATGCAAAGTTTGTTGTTACAGGCCATAGCTTGGGTGGAGCATTAGCTATATTATTCCCGGCAGTCCTAGTACTGCATGAAGAGGTGGATGTCATGGAACGATTATTGGGAATATACACATATGGGCAGCCAAGGGTTGGGAATAGGCAGTTAGGAAGGTTTATGGAAGCCCATTTGGAACATCCAGTACCGAAGTACTTCAGGGTTGTTTATTGCAATGATCTTGTTCCAAGATTACCTTATGATAATAAAACATTCCTTTTTAAACACTTCGGGATTTGCCAGTACTACAACAGCTTATACATTGAGCAG AATATCAATGAAGAACCAAACCCGAACTATTTTGGGATGAGATTTCTGGTACCACTGTATCTGAATGCTGGTTGGGAGTTAATCAGAAGCTTTACAATGGGTTACATGTATGGATCCGAGTATGAAGAATGTTGGGAATCAGTGATGCTTCGCGCGTTAGGACTTTTTCTTCCTGGTATTTCTGCCCACAGCCCAGTTGATTATGTGAACTCCATCAGACTTGGAAAGGCGAGAAGTACACAGATGTCATCCTTTTAG